One segment of Geminicoccaceae bacterium DNA contains the following:
- a CDS encoding NAD(P)H-dependent oxidoreductase subunit E: MASVTVHSGGQERRIHPGSGRRKAPDHGKGRQLEDHALVEVANLLGTRPRSRDLLIEHLHLLQDEFRGLHARHLHALAELMRLPMSEVYEVASFYAHFDIILDGEPDPAELTIRVCDSLSCEIRGARQLLTALQDEADGRKLRVVRAPCMGRCDAAPVAEVGHAFVDHATADGVIEAVRAGHVHTLIPDYVDLGDYRDKGGYSLLETCRAGERKAGDVIAELKDSGLRGLGGAGFQSGLKWEIVRRQKHPRVMAVNGDEGEPGTFKDRHYLESDPHRFLEGMLIAAWACEIADVYIYIRDEYPAAMEILKREIAAIESRGITGKVKIHLRRGAGAYICGEESAMMESIEGKRGLPRHKPPFPTEVGLFGKPTLAHNVETLYWVRDIVEKGAKWFSSHGRNGRKGLRSFSVSGRVRDPGVKLAPAGITIRELIDEYCGGMEEGHEFKAYLPGGASGGILPASKDDIPLDFDTLQPHGCFIGSAAVVILSDRDNMRDVALNLMRFFEDESCGQCTPCRNGTEKAVMLMQKPKWDIQLLEELSTVMMDASICGLGQAAPNPLLSVIRHFQDELSATAGAGETA; the protein is encoded by the coding sequence ATGGCAAGCGTGACCGTGCATTCGGGTGGTCAGGAACGCAGGATCCATCCCGGATCGGGCCGCCGCAAGGCACCTGATCATGGCAAGGGACGGCAGCTGGAGGATCACGCGCTCGTCGAGGTTGCCAATCTGCTGGGAACGCGCCCGCGCTCGCGGGATCTCCTGATCGAGCATCTGCATTTGCTGCAGGACGAATTCCGGGGCCTGCATGCCAGGCACCTTCACGCCCTGGCCGAGCTGATGCGCCTGCCGATGTCGGAAGTTTATGAAGTTGCCTCGTTCTATGCCCATTTCGACATCATTCTCGACGGTGAGCCCGACCCGGCCGAGCTGACCATCCGTGTCTGCGACAGTCTCTCCTGCGAAATCAGGGGCGCGCGCCAATTGCTGACAGCGCTGCAGGACGAGGCCGACGGCCGCAAGCTCCGCGTGGTCCGCGCTCCGTGCATGGGACGTTGCGACGCCGCACCGGTGGCCGAGGTGGGCCATGCCTTCGTCGACCATGCAACTGCCGATGGTGTCATCGAGGCAGTCCGTGCCGGACATGTACATACGCTGATTCCGGACTATGTCGATCTCGGCGACTATCGCGATAAGGGCGGCTATTCCCTGCTGGAGACTTGCCGCGCGGGGGAAAGGAAAGCCGGGGATGTCATTGCCGAACTGAAGGATTCCGGTCTGCGCGGTCTGGGGGGAGCCGGTTTCCAGTCGGGCCTCAAATGGGAAATTGTACGCAGACAGAAACATCCCCGGGTGATGGCGGTCAACGGCGACGAGGGCGAACCTGGTACCTTCAAGGATCGTCACTATCTCGAAAGCGATCCGCATCGCTTTCTCGAAGGCATGCTCATCGCCGCCTGGGCTTGCGAGATCGCGGATGTCTATATCTACATCCGTGACGAATATCCCGCCGCCATGGAAATTCTCAAACGCGAGATAGCGGCCATTGAATCCCGCGGAATCACTGGCAAAGTGAAGATTCACCTGCGTCGTGGCGCCGGCGCCTACATATGCGGCGAGGAAAGTGCCATGATGGAGAGCATCGAGGGCAAGCGCGGACTGCCCCGGCACAAGCCGCCCTTCCCTACCGAAGTCGGTCTGTTCGGCAAGCCAACACTCGCTCACAATGTAGAAACTCTCTATTGGGTGCGTGATATTGTCGAGAAGGGTGCGAAATGGTTTTCATCCCACGGTCGCAACGGCCGCAAGGGCCTGCGTTCGTTCTCCGTCTCCGGCCGTGTCCGCGATCCCGGCGTGAAACTTGCACCGGCAGGCATCACCATCCGAGAGCTGATCGACGAATATTGTGGAGGCATGGAGGAAGGTCACGAATTCAAGGCCTACCTTCCCGGTGGCGCATCGGGTGGAATTCTCCCTGCTTCGAAGGATGACATCCCGCTGGATTTCGACACATTGCAACCTCATGGCTGCTTCATCGGATCGGCTGCAGTTGTCATCCTTTCCGACCGGGATAACATGCGTGATGTGGCGCTGAACCTGATGCGTTTCTTCGAGGACGAAAGTTGCGGCCAGTGCACGCCCTGCCGCAATGGAACCGAGAAGGCTGTCATGCTGATGCAGAAACCCAAATGGGACATCCAGCTTCTTGAGGAACTCTCGACGGTGATGATGGATGCCTCCATCTGCGGTCTCGGGCAGGCAGCGCCCAACCCGCTCCTGTCGGTGATTCGCCACTTCCAGGACGAGCTTTCGGCGACGGCCGGCGCGGGAGAAACGGCATGA